The Pygocentrus nattereri isolate fPygNat1 chromosome 2, fPygNat1.pri, whole genome shotgun sequence genome has a window encoding:
- the oprk1 gene encoding kappa-type opioid receptor translates to MDSTVVQIFKEDKCPSAQVDCAPNLPWQSGLPDMYNYSVNESWSEEAEPLSPIIPVITAVYSVVFVVSLVGNCLVMYVIIRYTKMKTATNIYIFNLAVADALVTTTIPFQSADYLLNSWPFGEVVCKVFISIDYYNMFTSIFTLTMMSVDRYVAVCHPVKALDFRTPVKAKIINILIWVVSSAAGIPAMVLGSTQTNNGTTECALQFPDPYIYWDTLMKICVFIFAFVAPLIIITVCYTQMVMRLKSVRLLSGSREKDRNLRRITRLVLVVVAVFVICWTPIHIFILVKALAPGVPETTAVMGAYFFCVALGYTNSSLNPILYAFLDENFKRCFRDFCCPGHGQADGQGMLRVRSTIREHACPVEGRGDGGHGRPV, encoded by the exons ATGGACAGCACCGTGGTGCAGATTTTTAAGGAGGACAAATGTCCGTCCGCCCAGGTGGACTGTGCTCCAAACTTACCCTGGCAGTCCGGCCTTCCGGACATGTACAACTACTCGGTGAATGAGAGCTGGTCCGAGGAAGCGGAGCCGCTGTCCCCCATCATCCCTGTGATAACGGCCGTGTACTCGGTGGTGTTCGTGGTGAGTCTGGTGGGAAACTGCTTGGTGATGTATGTCATTATCAG ATACACTAAGATGAAAACTGCCACCAATATATACATCTTCAACCTGGCTGTTGCGGATGCCCTGGTGACCACTACCATCCCCTTTCAGAGTGCGGACTACCTGCTGAACTCCTGGCCCTTTGGAGAGGTGGTCTGCAAGGTCTTCATCTCCATTGACTACTACAACATGTTCACCAGCATCTTCACCCTCACCATGATGAGTGTCGACCGCTATGTGGCAGTCTGTCACCCAGTCAAAGCCCTGGATTTCCGCACACCTGTAAAAGCTAAGATCATCAACATCCTCATCTGGGTTGTGTCTTCTGCTGCTGGAATCCCTGCCATGGTCCTCGGAAGCACTCAGACCAACAATG GCACCACCGAATGCGCACTTCAGTTCCCTGACCCCTACATCTACTGGGACACACTGATGAAGATCTGTGTCTTTATCTTCGCGTTTGTAGCACCTCTTATTATAATCACTGTATGCTACACGCAGATGGTAATGCGGCTGAAGAGTGTGCGGCTGCTGTCGGGCTCACGTGAGAAAGACCGCAACCTGCGACGTATCACACGCctggtgctggtggtggtggctgTTTTTGTGATCTGCTGGACGCCTATCCACATCTTCATTCTGGTCAAAGCTCTGGCACCTGGAGTCCCTGAGACCACCGCAGTGATGGGTGCCTACTTCTTCTGCGTGGCGCTGGGCTACACAAACAGCAGTCTCAACCCCATCCTCTACGCCTTCCTGGATGAGAATTTCAAGCGCTGTTTCCGGGACTTCTGCTGCCCAGGCCATGGCCAGGCAGACGGCCAAGGGATGCTGCGGGTCAGGAGCACCATCCGTGAGCATGCATGTCCGGTGGAGGGCAGAGGGGATGGTGGCCACGGCAGGCCTGTATGA